The following coding sequences are from one Oncorhynchus clarkii lewisi isolate Uvic-CL-2024 chromosome 20, UVic_Ocla_1.0, whole genome shotgun sequence window:
- the LOC139377396 gene encoding leukocyte cell-derived chemotaxin 1-like, with the protein MAESSDKVPIALAGPEDLQQFMPPAYTAVAVKPVATGRLLKSGIVVLIAGAILLLFGAIGAFYFWNINDKHVYNVHYSMSINGKVEEGSMEIDATNNMERFRTGSGKEEAVEVHDFQIGITGIRFAGGEKCYIKTQVKAHLPDVETLNKDSLLFDLEDEVMPAKFEEDSLIWVAADMPLSDPTFLSSKIRDLCGDLPIFWLRPTYPNGGQRKRRAAPRQRRQAPGAEEEVDPEAEFNPENPYHRGLEGEDGTMTFDPMLDHQGVCCTECRRSHTQCQRICEPLGGFQPWPYHYRGCRVACRVIMPCRWWVGRILGIL; encoded by the exons ATGGCCGAGAGTTCAGATAAAGTGCCCATCGCTTTAGCGGGACCCGAGGACCTGCAACAGTTTATGCCACCT GCATACACTGCGGTGGCAGTTAAACCGGTGGCCACCGGCCGCCTGCTGAAGTCCGGGATTGTGGTTTTGATCGCCGGGGCAATACTGCTGCTGTTCGGGGCTATCGGAGCTTTTTACTTCTGGAATATTAACGACAAACAT gtctACAACGTCCACTACAGCATGAGTATTAATGGTAAGGTGGAGGAGGGCTCTATGGAGATTGATGCTACCAACAACATGGAGAGGTTCCGTACTGGGAGTGGAAAGGAGGAGGCAGTGGAGGTCCACGACTTCCAGATT GGTATAACTGGTATCCGGTTTGCTGGAGGAGAGAAGTGTTACATTAAGACCCAGGTCAAAGCTCATCTGCCTGACGTGGAAACACTCAACAAAGACTCTCTTCTATTCGACCTG gaggATGAGGTGATGCCTGCTAAGTTTGAGGAGGACTCTCTGATCTGGGTGGCGGCTGACATGCCCCTCTCTGACCCCACCTTCCTCAGCTCCAAGATCCGCGATTTGTGTGGAGACCTGCCAATCTTCTGGCTCCGCCCTACCTACCCCAACG GtgggcagaggaagaggagggcagCCCCCCGGCAGCGCCGCCAGGCACCGGGGGCAGAGGAGGAAGTGGACCCGGAAGCAGAATTTAACCCTGAGAACCCCTATCAC CGTGGTCTGGAGGGCGAGGACGGCACAATGACCTTTGACCCCATGCTGGACCACCAGGGCGTGTGCTGTACGGAGTGCCGGAGGAGCCACACCCAGTGCCAGAGGATCTGTGAGCCCCTGGGCGGGTTCCAACCCTGGCCCTACCACTACCGCGGGTGCAGGGTGGCATGCAGAGTCAT